Genomic segment of Pseudomonadota bacterium:
ATCGGATTATTTTCAGATGTTTTTTCCAAAACTCTGTTAAAAGCGTCCCAATCACCTGAACCGCCACTTGTTTTTCCCTTTAGATACCTGTCTATCTGCTTGTCCATCTCTTTGAGCATTAGCTGGGTGACTTCTACTGGGTCTAATCCATCAATTTCCTGACTCCATTCAATCGTTATCGGTTCAAATTGAGCCACTTGTTTCGTTCTTTTTACTGTTATTACCATTACTTCTCCTTGTTGTATTCGTTTACCAAATCAAACAGGACATCAGACATCGTTTTCCCATTGTCCTCGCACTTCTTTTTGAACTTTTTAATGTTTTCTCTTCTGACTTTGTTTTGACCAGCTGAAGCTGATAAAATCTCTTTTGTTTCCATAATTCTCCTTTCCTATTATAGCACATTACTATAATATTTACCAGTGTTTACTACCTCTTTTCTACTAATTTTAGACATTCTTCGCAAAGGTCTTTTTCTCCTTCGGTATCATTGCCACAATTCACGCATTTTTTAGACATAGTCCACCCCCTCAACCTGTATACCTTCGTCTCCGTCTGCTGGACTGTTTGCTTCTTCCCAATCAACGAGGCATTTTGCAGAACAGAACAGTCTATCGTCTGATGGTTCGTCTGTGAGTCCCCAACCTAAATCGTTTTCGGGTATTCCTTTACCGCAAGAATCACATTTTTCTCCTGTTATTGCGTCTAATGGTTTTTGCCATTCTCCTCTTCCAAGTAGCTCGTCAAACTTCTTTTCTATCGGATCTCTTTCTTTTTCTATATTCTCTAGTTTATGTAATTGTTCCTCTAACCCTTCCATTGAATAACTTGAGATTTGACCGATAACTATTCCATTGTTGAGGATTTGTGCCTTATATTCAATCATTTTATCTCCTTATAATTGGTTAAGTATTTGTTCTCCGTACATTTTTCGGTTTCCCTCTATTCCATACCGTTCATACCCTTCAATGTTAGCTAGAAGCTCATAAGGACTCGCTGTTGCGTCTTTTAACACTTCGGCTAGGTTTCTATGGCTTCCTGCATCTCTCGGCATCTCAACATTCAAAGCCCACTCAATTTGTTCTTTTAAGTCGCAAGGCATATCATATCTTCTATTTGGATGCCATTGTCCCAATCCTAGAGCTAATCCACCATCTCCGTAATTCCCACAAGGTATTAAGTGGCTTTCGGCAATGAAATTCCCTGTAAGGTAAGCCGTGCCTTGTTTTGTAAGCCCATTTTCTTGTAAGATTCCCACAACTTCATTGATTCTCTCAACACTTACGGCTGAATGCGGTGAGGTTTCAACCGCCCATTTTTCAATCTTCACTTCTTGTGCTACAGCAATCGGTTCTTGAATCACTATCGGCTGAGGCTGTTCTATTTTTTGATAGAACAGCCCACCGATTACAAGCACCACAATAATTGCGTATGCTTTTTCCATTTATTTTTGCCCTTTGATTAAGTCTGCTATCGCATAAACTCCAATTACTCCACCGCAAATCATTTTACCAATTTCTGGTAAGTTGATATACCCAACTAGGTCAAGTCCGCCTGCAATCATAACAAGTGACAACGCTACGATTACGGTTGCTTTAGATTGTCTAGCTACTGTATTTCCTATTGTTTTAATTTCCATTTTTCACCTCCTCTCCATATTCTTTGACTGATTGTATTTCCTCGTCTTGAAAATCTATATCTATCGACTTGTCTGCATCATATTCTCCATTTAAAAACTTTTCTCT
This window contains:
- a CDS encoding phage tail tip lysozyme; this translates as MEKAYAIIVVLVIGGLFYQKIEQPQPIVIQEPIAVAQEVKIEKWAVETSPHSAVSVERINEVVGILQENGLTKQGTAYLTGNFIAESHLIPCGNYGDGGLALGLGQWHPNRRYDMPCDLKEQIEWALNVEMPRDAGSHRNLAEVLKDATASPYELLANIEGYERYGIEGNRKMYGEQILNQL